In a genomic window of Variovorax paradoxus:
- a CDS encoding D-glycerate dehydrogenase: MASSSSPSSSTRKNVVVFRGLPEDQLARLQAAHEVVVADARQSPEAFAAALPAAQGLIGSSVNFNASMLDAAPRLEVISSVSVGVDNYPLTELRRRNIVLCHTPDVLTETVADTMFAILMATQRRVVELSTLVREGRWTKNIGEDLFGTDVHGKTLGILGFGRIGQAVARRAALGFGMPVLYHARRAVDLAAQAPELQGRATHTPLDELLARADIVLAMLPLTEATRGMADAAFFARMKPGAAFINGGRGATVDEQALLDALDKGTLRAAGLDVFAKEPLPADSPLRTHPRVTPLPHIGSATHETRHAMAELATTNLLQVLAGETPTAPYDTASA, from the coding sequence ATGGCTTCCTCTTCGTCTCCCTCTTCCTCCACCCGCAAGAACGTTGTCGTCTTCCGCGGCTTGCCCGAAGACCAGCTGGCACGCCTGCAGGCTGCGCACGAGGTCGTCGTGGCCGACGCGCGCCAGTCGCCCGAGGCCTTCGCGGCCGCGCTGCCGGCGGCGCAGGGCCTGATCGGCTCGAGTGTCAACTTCAATGCCTCGATGCTCGACGCGGCGCCTCGGCTCGAGGTGATCTCGAGCGTCTCGGTCGGTGTCGACAACTACCCGCTGACCGAACTGCGCCGCCGCAACATCGTGCTGTGCCACACGCCCGACGTGCTGACCGAGACCGTGGCCGACACCATGTTCGCGATCCTCATGGCCACGCAGCGCCGCGTGGTCGAGCTCTCGACCCTGGTGCGCGAGGGCCGCTGGACGAAGAACATCGGCGAGGACCTGTTCGGCACCGACGTGCACGGCAAGACGCTCGGCATCCTCGGCTTCGGCCGCATCGGCCAGGCGGTGGCGCGCCGCGCCGCCCTGGGCTTCGGCATGCCGGTGCTCTACCACGCGCGCCGCGCGGTCGACCTGGCCGCGCAGGCGCCCGAGCTGCAGGGCCGCGCCACGCACACGCCGCTCGACGAGCTGCTGGCGCGCGCCGACATCGTGCTCGCGATGCTGCCGCTGACCGAGGCCACGCGCGGCATGGCCGACGCCGCCTTCTTCGCGCGCATGAAGCCCGGCGCCGCCTTCATCAACGGCGGCCGCGGCGCGACCGTGGATGAGCAGGCGCTGCTCGACGCGCTCGACAAGGGCACGCTGCGCGCGGCCGGCCTCGACGTGTTCGCCAAGGAACCGCTGCCCGCCGACTCGCCGCTGCGCACCCATCCGCGCGTGACGCCGCTGCCGCACATCGGCTCGGCCACGCACGAGACCCGGCATGCGATGGCCGAGCTCGCGACCACCAACCTGCTGCAGGTGCTGGCCGGGGAGACGCCGACCGCGCCCTACGACACGGCCAGCGCATGA
- a CDS encoding amino acid ABC transporter permease: MRTFGFPEFLFILEAAQWTLALSAIAFVGGAILGLAIALMRTSESAWARGVSTTFIQIFQGTPLLLQLFLVFFGAPVLGLDINPWVAAGVALVLNSAAFLGEIWRGCIEAIPRGQWEAAQALSLNYSARMRDVVLPQAFRIALAPTVGYLVQIIKGTSLAAIIGFVEVTRAGQIVNNATFQPLVVFSVVAAIYFVICWPLSLLAARMERKRARALAR; encoded by the coding sequence ATGCGCACCTTCGGCTTTCCCGAATTCCTGTTCATCCTCGAAGCGGCCCAATGGACGCTCGCGCTGTCGGCCATCGCCTTCGTGGGCGGCGCGATCCTGGGGCTCGCGATCGCGCTCATGCGCACGTCCGAATCGGCGTGGGCACGCGGCGTCTCGACCACCTTCATCCAGATCTTCCAGGGCACGCCGCTGCTGCTGCAGCTGTTCCTGGTGTTCTTCGGCGCGCCGGTGCTGGGGCTGGACATCAACCCGTGGGTCGCCGCGGGCGTGGCGCTGGTGCTCAACAGCGCGGCCTTCCTCGGCGAGATCTGGCGCGGCTGCATCGAGGCCATCCCGCGCGGGCAGTGGGAGGCGGCGCAGGCGCTGAGCCTCAACTACAGCGCGCGCATGCGCGACGTGGTGTTGCCGCAGGCCTTCAGGATCGCGCTCGCGCCCACCGTGGGCTACCTGGTGCAGATCATCAAGGGCACCTCGCTCGCGGCCATCATCGGCTTCGTCGAGGTCACGCGCGCCGGCCAGATCGTCAACAACGCCACCTTCCAGCCACTCGTCGTGTTCTCGGTGGTGGCCGCCATCTACTTCGTCATCTGCTGGCCGCTGTCGCTGCTGGCCGCGCGCATGGAACGCAAGCGCGCACGCGCGCTGGCCCGCTGA
- a CDS encoding amino acid ABC transporter permease produces MNYQFQFDAVFAAWPLLLKGTWITVQLSLVATVLGLVVAIFCAWGKTSGPGWLRFVINAYIEVIRNTPFLVQLFFFFFALPAIGLRWSPQTAALVAMVVNLGAYATEIIRAGIESIPKGQIEAGRALNLKSWEIFRFIIIKPALKAIYPALTSQFILLMLSSAVVSVISADDLTSVAANLQSQTFRSFEIYIVVAAIYLALALAFSAMFKLIYKRTLNYPDRR; encoded by the coding sequence ATGAACTACCAGTTTCAATTCGACGCCGTCTTCGCCGCCTGGCCGCTGCTGCTCAAGGGCACGTGGATCACCGTCCAGCTGTCGCTGGTCGCCACCGTGCTCGGGCTGGTGGTGGCCATCTTCTGCGCCTGGGGCAAGACCTCGGGGCCGGGCTGGCTGCGCTTCGTGATCAACGCCTACATCGAGGTGATCCGCAACACGCCGTTCCTGGTGCAGCTGTTCTTCTTCTTCTTCGCGCTGCCGGCCATCGGCCTGCGCTGGTCGCCGCAGACGGCCGCGCTGGTGGCGATGGTGGTGAACCTCGGCGCCTACGCCACCGAGATCATCCGCGCCGGCATCGAATCCATTCCCAAGGGCCAGATCGAGGCGGGCCGCGCGCTCAACCTCAAGTCCTGGGAGATCTTCCGCTTCATCATCATCAAGCCCGCGCTCAAGGCCATCTATCCGGCGCTCACCAGCCAGTTCATCCTGCTGATGCTGAGCTCGGCGGTGGTCTCGGTGATCTCGGCCGACGACCTGACCTCGGTGGCCGCCAACCTGCAGTCGCAGACCTTCCGCAGCTTCGAGATCTACATCGTGGTCGCGGCCATCTACCTCGCGCTGGCGCTCGCCTTCTCGGCGATGTTCAAGCTGATCTACAAGCGCACGCTCAACTACCCGGACCGCCGGTAA
- a CDS encoding transporter substrate-binding domain-containing protein, whose amino-acid sequence MTRTTTRRAAIAALGLGAALTVFAPFASAQSVADIKKKGEITIGMLVDFPPYGTTDAKNQPDGYDADVAKLLAKDWGVKANIVPVTGPNRIPFLLTNKVDLLVASLAITPERAKQVQFSQPYAAATIVLYGATKTPIKAAADLKGLRVGVARASTQDVAVTKAAPEGTEIRRFDDDASAMQALISGQVDAIGCSVTVAAQIAKRVPAGTYENKFTLVQQSMGIAMRPGQDELTKAVNDFVAKNTANGELNKLYQKWLQADLPKMQ is encoded by the coding sequence ATGACCCGTACCACCACCCGCCGCGCAGCGATCGCAGCCCTCGGCCTCGGCGCCGCCCTCACCGTGTTCGCTCCCTTTGCCTCGGCGCAGAGCGTGGCCGACATCAAGAAGAAGGGCGAGATCACCATCGGCATGCTGGTCGACTTCCCGCCCTACGGCACCACCGATGCGAAGAACCAGCCCGACGGCTACGACGCCGACGTGGCCAAGCTGCTGGCCAAGGACTGGGGCGTGAAGGCCAACATCGTGCCGGTGACCGGCCCGAACCGCATTCCCTTCCTGCTGACCAACAAGGTCGACCTGCTGGTCGCCTCGCTGGCCATCACGCCCGAGCGCGCGAAGCAGGTGCAGTTCTCGCAGCCCTACGCGGCCGCCACCATCGTGCTGTACGGCGCGACCAAGACCCCGATCAAGGCCGCCGCCGACCTCAAGGGCCTGCGCGTGGGCGTGGCCCGTGCGTCGACCCAGGACGTGGCCGTGACCAAGGCCGCGCCCGAAGGCACCGAGATCCGCCGCTTCGACGACGACGCCTCGGCCATGCAGGCGCTGATCTCGGGCCAGGTCGACGCCATCGGCTGCTCGGTGACCGTGGCCGCCCAGATCGCCAAGCGCGTGCCCGCCGGCACCTACGAAAACAAGTTCACGCTGGTCCAGCAGTCGATGGGCATCGCGATGCGCCCGGGCCAGGACGAGCTGACCAAGGCCGTCAACGACTTCGTGGCGAAGAACACCGCCAACGGCGAGCTCAACAAGCTCTACCAGAAGTGGCTGCAGGCCGACCTGCCGAAGATGCAGTAA
- the cas5 gene encoding CRISPR-associated protein Cas5 translates to MSWRRKMRIGESPSLPVPGPPACARERPSP, encoded by the coding sequence ATGTCGTGGCGGCGGAAGATGCGCATCGGCGAGTCGCCGTCGCTGCCCGTCCCGGGCCCGCCGGCCTGCGCGCGCGAGCGGCCCTCGCCGTAA
- a CDS encoding sugar phosphate isomerase/epimerase, with amino-acid sequence MSFEVLISLSSFGAAEVGRHGQLWCSQLSKRAGADSVEVRGEMLRDAETELPALNGLASVYSSPEGLWAQGGWLDSAALKRGIAAATRVGAKRLKMSIGDFQPSSHGSLWGLKVELAETRVELVIENDQSVRAGTVPALQAFFEAADRAGVSLGMTFDMGNWHWVGECPLQAAQALGQRVRYVHCKGAQRLPHKWVAVPLGDSVAPWRAVLRALPADVPHAIEYPLVGDDLEAVVRTQIDFIRAARA; translated from the coding sequence ATGTCCTTCGAGGTCCTGATTTCTTTGTCCTCCTTCGGCGCGGCCGAGGTGGGACGCCATGGCCAGCTCTGGTGCTCGCAGCTGTCGAAGCGCGCGGGCGCCGATTCGGTGGAAGTGCGCGGCGAGATGCTGCGCGACGCCGAGACCGAACTGCCGGCGCTCAACGGCCTGGCCTCGGTCTACTCCAGTCCCGAGGGCCTGTGGGCCCAGGGCGGCTGGCTCGACAGCGCCGCGCTCAAGCGCGGCATCGCGGCCGCCACGCGCGTGGGCGCGAAGCGGCTGAAGATGTCGATCGGCGACTTCCAGCCGTCCTCGCACGGCTCGCTCTGGGGCCTGAAGGTCGAGCTGGCCGAGACCCGCGTCGAGCTCGTGATCGAGAACGACCAGAGCGTGCGCGCCGGCACCGTGCCCGCGCTGCAGGCCTTCTTCGAAGCCGCCGACCGCGCGGGCGTGTCGCTGGGCATGACCTTCGACATGGGCAACTGGCACTGGGTCGGCGAATGTCCGCTGCAGGCCGCGCAGGCGCTCGGCCAGCGCGTGCGCTACGTGCACTGCAAGGGCGCGCAGCGCCTGCCGCACAAGTGGGTGGCGGTGCCGCTGGGCGACTCCGTGGCACCCTGGCGCGCCGTGCTGCGCGCGCTGCCGGCCGACGTGCCGCACGCCATCGAATACCCGCTCGTGGGCGACGACCTCGAGGCCGTCGTCCGCACGCAGATCGACTTCATCCGCGCCGCGCGCGCGTAG
- a CDS encoding MBL fold metallo-hydrolase: MTDPNAPSLSQRLRRRATAAFAAACALLAGCSSNSGCEVRYDASPQFKGCTFENMDNPDVLPNQSTWKIWTRFFFETKTDSVPTDAIPVKPLTPAALAALDAQANHVVRLGHSSHLLKLRGKYWLIDPVFGERVSPFSFAGPKRFHQPPIALQDLPPIEGLILSHDHYDHLDVYTIEYLAKRVQHYFVPLGVKARLIAMGVPPERISELDWWQGGEHDGVKLTATPAQHFSGRSLTDRGRTLWASWVVQSGEQRIFYSGDSGYFPGFKQIGERFGGFDLALMENGAYDAYWPAVHMTPEQSVQAFEDLRGKVLYSVHNSTFDLAFHSWHDPLDRIAKLTQERKIELATPVIGEVLTVGQARTNVRWWEGLK, translated from the coding sequence ATGACCGACCCCAACGCTCCTTCCCTTTCGCAGCGCCTGCGCAGGCGCGCCACCGCCGCCTTCGCGGCCGCCTGCGCGCTGCTGGCCGGCTGCAGCAGCAACAGCGGCTGCGAGGTCCGCTACGACGCCTCGCCGCAGTTCAAGGGCTGCACCTTCGAGAACATGGACAACCCCGACGTGCTGCCCAACCAGAGCACGTGGAAGATCTGGACCCGCTTCTTCTTCGAGACCAAGACCGACTCGGTGCCCACCGATGCGATCCCCGTGAAGCCGCTGACGCCGGCGGCGCTGGCCGCGCTCGATGCGCAGGCCAACCACGTGGTGCGCCTGGGCCATTCCTCGCACCTGCTCAAGCTGCGCGGCAAGTACTGGCTGATCGACCCGGTGTTCGGCGAGCGCGTGTCGCCGTTCTCGTTCGCGGGGCCCAAGCGCTTCCACCAGCCGCCGATCGCGCTGCAGGACCTGCCGCCGATCGAGGGCCTGATCCTCTCGCACGACCACTACGACCACCTCGACGTCTACACCATCGAGTACCTCGCGAAGCGGGTGCAGCACTACTTCGTGCCGCTGGGCGTGAAGGCGCGGCTGATCGCGATGGGCGTGCCGCCCGAGCGCATCAGCGAGCTCGATTGGTGGCAGGGCGGCGAGCACGACGGCGTGAAGCTCACGGCCACGCCGGCACAGCATTTCTCAGGCCGCTCGCTGACCGACCGCGGCCGCACGCTGTGGGCCTCGTGGGTGGTGCAAAGCGGCGAGCAGCGTATCTTCTACAGCGGCGACTCGGGCTACTTCCCGGGCTTCAAGCAGATCGGCGAGCGCTTCGGCGGCTTCGACCTCGCGCTGATGGAGAACGGCGCCTACGACGCCTACTGGCCCGCGGTCCACATGACGCCCGAGCAGAGCGTGCAGGCCTTCGAGGACCTGCGCGGCAAGGTGCTGTACTCGGTGCACAACAGCACCTTCGACCTCGCCTTCCACAGCTGGCACGACCCGCTGGACCGCATCGCGAAGCTCACGCAGGAGCGCAAGATCGAACTGGCCACGCCGGTGATCGGCGAGGTGCTGACGGTGGGCCAGGCGCGCACCAACGTGCGCTGGTGGGAAGGCCTGAAGTAG
- a CDS encoding amino acid ABC transporter ATP-binding protein, whose amino-acid sequence MTDPIIRMEAVNKWYGDFQVLTGIDLSVRAGERIVICGPSGSGKSTLIRCINRLETVQKGRIEVDGIDLTAGGKNVDAVRAEVGMVFQQFNLFPHLTILQNCTLAPMRSRGMTQAQAEEVAMKYLTRVRIPEQANKYPSQLSGGQQQRVAIARALCMTPKIMLFDEPTSALDPEMVKEVLDTMIGLAEDGMTMLCVTHEMGFARSVADRVIFMAEGRIVEQAPPEEFFGNPQNEKTRQFLGQILSSHQAH is encoded by the coding sequence ATGACCGACCCCATCATCCGCATGGAAGCCGTCAACAAGTGGTACGGCGACTTCCAGGTGCTGACCGGCATCGACCTCAGCGTGCGCGCGGGCGAGCGCATCGTGATCTGCGGGCCCTCGGGCTCGGGCAAGTCGACGCTGATCCGCTGCATCAACCGGCTCGAGACGGTGCAGAAGGGCCGCATCGAGGTCGACGGCATCGATCTCACGGCCGGCGGCAAGAACGTCGACGCGGTGCGGGCCGAGGTCGGCATGGTGTTCCAGCAGTTCAACCTGTTCCCGCACCTCACGATCCTGCAGAACTGCACGCTGGCGCCGATGCGCTCGCGCGGCATGACGCAGGCGCAGGCCGAGGAGGTGGCGATGAAGTACCTCACGCGCGTGCGCATTCCCGAGCAGGCCAACAAGTACCCGAGCCAGCTCTCGGGCGGCCAGCAGCAGCGCGTGGCGATCGCGCGCGCGCTGTGCATGACGCCCAAGATCATGCTGTTCGACGAGCCCACCTCCGCGCTCGACCCCGAGATGGTGAAGGAAGTGCTCGACACCATGATCGGCCTGGCCGAGGACGGCATGACCATGCTGTGCGTGACGCACGAGATGGGCTTCGCGCGCAGCGTGGCCGACCGCGTGATCTTCATGGCAGAGGGCAGGATCGTGGAGCAGGCGCCGCCCGAGGAATTCTTCGGCAATCCCCAGAACGAGAAGACCCGGCAGTTCCTGGGCCAGATCCTCAGCTCGCACCAGGCCCACTGA
- a CDS encoding LacI family DNA-binding transcriptional regulator has translation MKPTGRATIADVAQAAGVSKATVSRFLNHRERLLSPDIATRVEAAIAQLAYSPSPMAQALSHGRSRLIGLIVADITNPYSVAVLRGAEKACQDAGYLVMLFNLGNESEREREAIDALAGYQVDGFILNTLGRGSGVFDAVALHGKPAVLVDRRHAGMHTDFVSLDNEAAMKATCDHLVEGGFRELLYVTEPLAGVSSRRERTAAFGACVTANGPRMAGEVFESVEGEQQALDEALAALRKRAKRGRRAAVVAGNAVVTLRVAQAMARLGWQFGADLGFVGFDDPEWASLIGPGLSTVAQPTDEIGRAAASCLIDRLRGLESPPRQLLLPGQLQVRGSSQAPVPA, from the coding sequence ATGAAACCGACGGGCCGCGCCACCATCGCCGACGTGGCGCAGGCCGCGGGCGTCTCCAAGGCCACGGTCTCGCGCTTCCTCAACCACCGCGAGCGGCTGCTGAGCCCCGACATCGCCACGCGCGTCGAGGCCGCGATCGCGCAGCTCGCCTATTCGCCGAGCCCGATGGCGCAGGCGCTGAGCCATGGCCGCTCGAGGCTCATCGGCCTGATCGTGGCCGACATCACCAACCCCTATTCGGTGGCGGTGCTGCGCGGCGCCGAGAAGGCCTGCCAGGACGCCGGCTACCTGGTGATGCTGTTCAACCTCGGCAACGAGAGCGAACGCGAGCGCGAGGCCATCGACGCGCTCGCGGGCTACCAGGTCGACGGCTTCATCCTCAACACCCTGGGTCGCGGCAGCGGCGTGTTCGACGCGGTCGCGCTGCACGGCAAGCCCGCGGTGCTGGTCGACCGGCGCCACGCGGGCATGCACACCGACTTCGTCTCGCTCGACAACGAGGCCGCGATGAAGGCCACCTGCGACCACCTGGTCGAAGGCGGCTTTCGCGAGCTGCTCTACGTGACCGAGCCGCTCGCGGGCGTGAGCTCGCGGCGCGAGCGCACCGCGGCCTTCGGCGCCTGCGTGACCGCCAACGGCCCGCGCATGGCCGGCGAGGTGTTCGAGAGCGTCGAGGGCGAACAGCAGGCGCTCGACGAAGCCCTGGCGGCGCTGCGCAAGCGTGCGAAGCGCGGCCGACGCGCGGCGGTGGTGGCGGGCAATGCGGTCGTCACCCTGCGCGTGGCGCAGGCGATGGCGCGGCTGGGCTGGCAGTTCGGCGCCGACCTCGGCTTCGTCGGCTTCGACGATCCCGAATGGGCCTCGCTGATCGGCCCGGGCCTGAGCACCGTCGCCCAGCCCACGGACGAGATCGGCCGCGCCGCCGCTAGCTGCCTGATCGACCGGCTGCGGGGGCTCGAAAGCCCGCCGCGGCAGCTGCTGCTGCCGGGGCAGCTGCAGGTGCGGGGCTCGTCGCAGGCGCCTGTCCCCGCGTAG
- a CDS encoding cysteine hydrolase codes for MTLAVLVIDMQRGLVDDAPRPHEAAAVIERINALTERARAVGVPVAFIQHENEVDLVFDSERWQLAGELDTDTRDARLRKTTPDSFLRTPLDAWLSERGVKRVVVCGYSSEFCVDTTVRRAAGLGYEVTLAADAHTSHDKPHATGARIRAHHNVTLADITSFGVPIRAVDSADVSFDG; via the coding sequence ATGACACTCGCCGTCCTCGTCATCGACATGCAGCGCGGCCTCGTCGACGACGCCCCGCGTCCGCATGAAGCCGCCGCGGTGATCGAGCGCATCAACGCGCTCACCGAGCGTGCCCGCGCGGTCGGCGTGCCGGTGGCCTTCATCCAGCACGAGAACGAGGTCGACCTGGTGTTCGACTCCGAGCGCTGGCAGCTTGCCGGCGAGCTCGACACCGACACGCGCGACGCGCGGCTGCGCAAGACCACGCCCGATTCCTTCCTGCGCACGCCGCTCGATGCCTGGCTCTCGGAGCGTGGCGTGAAGCGCGTGGTGGTCTGCGGCTATTCGTCGGAGTTCTGCGTCGACACCACGGTGCGCCGCGCGGCCGGGCTCGGCTACGAAGTGACGCTCGCGGCCGACGCCCACACCTCGCACGACAAGCCGCATGCCACGGGCGCGCGGATCCGCGCACACCACAACGTCACGCTGGCGGACATCACGAGCTTCGGCGTGCCGATCCGCGCGGTCGACAGCGCCGATGTGTCCTTCGACGGCTGA
- a CDS encoding sugar kinase: MTEPTAFDVALFGEAMLLLVADRPGPIEDAQSFHKRTAGAETNVAIGLSRLGLKVGWASRLGTDSMGRALLNAMRAEGIDCSHVIADATQRTGFQFKGRVTDGSDPPIEYHRKGSAASHMGPADIDEPWLRSARHLHATGVFAAISETSLQAALHSMDVMRAAGRTISFDTNLRPTLWSSKETMRHWINELAARADWVLPGIEEGLLLTGHDRPEDVARFYRERGAKLVVVKLGAEGAYYDSDVAGTGRVEGFPVKEVIDTVGAGDGFAAGVISALLEGRNVPEAVRRGAWIGARAVQVLGDTEGLPTRAELEAAGL, encoded by the coding sequence ATGACAGAACCCACCGCCTTCGACGTCGCCCTGTTCGGCGAGGCCATGCTGCTGCTCGTGGCCGACCGGCCGGGGCCGATCGAGGATGCGCAGTCCTTCCACAAGCGCACCGCCGGCGCCGAGACCAACGTGGCCATCGGCCTGTCGCGCCTGGGCCTGAAGGTGGGCTGGGCCAGCCGGCTCGGCACCGACTCGATGGGCCGCGCGCTGCTCAACGCGATGCGCGCCGAGGGCATCGACTGCTCGCACGTGATCGCCGACGCCACGCAGCGCACCGGCTTCCAGTTCAAGGGTCGCGTCACCGACGGCAGCGACCCGCCGATCGAATACCACCGCAAGGGCTCGGCCGCGAGCCACATGGGCCCGGCCGACATCGACGAGCCCTGGCTGCGCTCGGCGCGCCACCTGCATGCCACGGGCGTGTTCGCGGCCATCTCCGAGACCAGCCTGCAGGCCGCGCTGCATTCGATGGACGTGATGCGCGCCGCGGGCCGCACCATCTCCTTCGACACCAACCTGCGCCCGACGCTGTGGTCCTCGAAGGAGACCATGCGCCACTGGATCAACGAGCTGGCCGCGCGCGCCGACTGGGTGCTGCCCGGCATCGAGGAGGGCCTGCTGCTCACCGGCCACGACCGGCCCGAGGACGTGGCGCGCTTCTACCGCGAGCGCGGCGCGAAGCTGGTGGTGGTCAAGCTCGGCGCCGAGGGCGCCTACTACGACAGCGACGTGGCCGGCACCGGTCGCGTCGAGGGCTTCCCGGTGAAGGAAGTGATCGACACCGTGGGCGCGGGCGACGGCTTCGCGGCCGGCGTGATCAGCGCGCTGCTCGAGGGCCGCAACGTGCCCGAGGCGGTACGGCGCGGCGCCTGGATCGGCGCGCGCGCGGTGCAGGTGCTCGGCGACACCGAGGGCCTGCCGACGCGGGCCGAACTCGAAGCGGCGGGGCTGTGA